Proteins co-encoded in one Methanosarcinales archaeon Met12 genomic window:
- a CDS encoding 3-isopropylmalate dehydratase large subunit, which translates to MSTGLTITEKIFSRASGKPVVAGEFVFADIDCAMIHDITGPLAIHGFYEIMAGRKKKRVWDPSKIVMLFDHQVPADSLNAANNHIMLRKFADEQGILNYDVYEGVCHQVMPEKGHVNSGDLIIGSDSHTCTYGALGAFSTGVGSTDMASALATGKLWFKVPQSIRFEIEGKLPDRVYSKDVILHIIGDVGADGAAYSACEYAGPTVRNMSISERMTMSNMAIEMGGAVGIIEPDRETEKYLKQCIPDFKLDLHWCSDEDANYAQHHEYDISDLRPQIACPHNVDNVKNVSDVEGTKIDQIFIGSCTNGRFEDLKVVAEILGSHHIANGVRVIIIPASRMEYLKALEVGFIECFVEAGALVEAPCCGPCMGGSFGLLGDGEVGLATSNRNFKGRQGSAKAFVYLCSPATAAASAITGSITDPREI; encoded by the coding sequence ATGTCCACAGGTCTGACTATTACTGAGAAGATATTCTCTCGAGCATCTGGAAAACCCGTTGTGGCAGGCGAATTTGTATTTGCCGATATAGATTGTGCCATGATTCACGACATTACCGGACCGCTTGCCATCCATGGGTTCTACGAGATCATGGCAGGTCGGAAAAAGAAGCGCGTGTGGGACCCAAGCAAAATCGTGATGTTGTTTGACCATCAGGTTCCAGCCGACTCGCTGAATGCGGCCAATAATCATATAATGCTCAGGAAGTTTGCGGATGAACAAGGCATCCTGAATTATGACGTGTATGAGGGGGTGTGCCACCAGGTAATGCCTGAAAAAGGCCATGTAAACTCAGGGGACCTGATAATCGGGTCGGATTCGCACACCTGTACGTATGGCGCACTCGGCGCATTCTCTACTGGCGTCGGCTCCACGGATATGGCGTCTGCTCTGGCTACTGGAAAATTATGGTTTAAGGTTCCGCAGTCCATCCGGTTTGAGATTGAAGGCAAACTGCCTGACAGAGTGTACTCAAAAGACGTGATACTGCACATAATCGGCGACGTGGGTGCAGACGGGGCGGCGTATTCTGCCTGCGAGTATGCTGGACCAACGGTGAGGAACATGAGCATCTCCGAGCGGATGACGATGTCCAACATGGCGATCGAGATGGGCGGGGCAGTAGGCATCATCGAGCCTGATAGAGAGACCGAGAAATATCTGAAGCAGTGCATTCCCGACTTCAAACTCGATTTGCATTGGTGCAGCGACGAAGATGCCAACTATGCACAGCATCATGAATACGATATATCTGACCTTCGGCCGCAGATAGCCTGTCCGCACAACGTGGACAACGTCAAAAACGTGAGTGATGTTGAGGGCACGAAAATCGACCAGATATTCATCGGCTCGTGTACCAATGGTCGATTTGAGGATTTGAAAGTCGTTGCGGAGATTCTCGGTAGTCATCATATTGCCAATGGCGTCCGCGTGATAATCATACCGGCATCGCGCATGGAATATTTAAAGGCGCTGGAGGTAGGATTCATCGAATGTTTCGTAGAGGCTGGCGCGCTTGTGGAAGCACCATGCTGCGGCCCATGCATGGGAGGCTCGTTTGGGCTTCTCGGGGACGGAGAGGTCGGGCTTGCAACTTCCAACAGGAACTTCAAGGGCAGGCAGGGCAGCGCCAAGGCATTCGTATATCTGTGCTCGCCAGCTACTGCAGCTGCGTCTGCGATTACGGGCAGTATAACCGACCCCAGGGAGATATAA
- a CDS encoding OB-fold nucleic acid binding domain-containing protein: MKEILQTHEQVEWASSEEFKEKVAEKLKLMGGLCDEKTAAMLVAHDLDAEMSMSKSKSDAIKINDISLEKKNVCFIGKVTDVDRVREFSREDGSRGRVANILVSDDTGSIRVVLWDELADLVKVDEVKIGQVIEASGYVKDGYSGVEVNIGRGGSLNFVEDRDVTVKTYKICDIKVGMGGINIAGKVIDVGGMRTFSRKDGTEGHVNNITIGDETGKIRVTLWDDLAKGAKFAVGDTIETTNGYSRENFGQMEIHIGNRGSIKIGDKKVEYSEQIMKIGDIGVNESCDIVGVVTEIEGVREFNKSDGSTGKVANLRVADETGGIRVALWGEHADIVNSISIGTKLKIMDCYAKVRWNDKVELNVGWRSKVSLMGKG; encoded by the coding sequence ATGAAGGAGATTCTACAAACCCACGAACAAGTAGAATGGGCCTCATCAGAGGAGTTTAAAGAGAAGGTGGCAGAGAAGCTCAAACTGATGGGGGGCCTGTGCGATGAAAAGACTGCTGCCATGCTCGTGGCACATGACCTCGATGCGGAAATGTCGATGTCAAAATCCAAGTCGGATGCTATAAAAATCAATGATATATCATTAGAGAAGAAAAACGTGTGTTTCATCGGCAAGGTTACGGATGTAGATAGAGTACGTGAGTTCAGTAGGGAAGATGGCTCACGTGGGAGGGTCGCAAACATCCTGGTCTCTGATGATACTGGCTCGATTCGGGTTGTCCTCTGGGATGAGCTTGCGGACCTGGTCAAAGTAGATGAGGTCAAAATCGGACAGGTTATCGAGGCCAGTGGATATGTGAAAGATGGGTATTCTGGCGTTGAGGTTAACATCGGCAGGGGCGGCAGCCTCAATTTCGTCGAGGACAGGGACGTCACCGTTAAGACATATAAGATATGCGACATCAAGGTTGGCATGGGTGGCATAAACATTGCAGGAAAGGTTATCGACGTCGGAGGGATGCGCACGTTTTCCAGAAAAGATGGAACAGAGGGGCACGTGAACAACATCACGATAGGAGATGAAACGGGCAAGATTCGGGTGACACTGTGGGACGACCTTGCTAAGGGTGCAAAGTTTGCGGTTGGAGATACTATCGAGACCACAAACGGATATTCCAGGGAGAACTTCGGCCAGATGGAGATACACATTGGAAACAGGGGCTCCATCAAAATTGGAGATAAAAAGGTGGAGTATTCGGAGCAGATTATGAAAATCGGGGACATCGGGGTAAATGAATCCTGTGACATAGTGGGGGTGGTGACCGAAATCGAGGGCGTGCGGGAGTTCAATAAAAGCGATGGCAGTACTGGAAAGGTGGCAAATCTAAGGGTCGCTGACGAGACGGGCGGCATCCGAGTAGCACTGTGGGGAGAGCATGCAGATATAGTCAATAGCATCAGCATCGGAACCAAGCTCAAAATCATGGACTGCTATGCCAAGGTAAGATGGAATGATAAAGTGGAGTTGAATGTCGGTTGGCGTAGTAAAGTGTCACTGATGGGCAAGGGGTAA
- the radA gene encoding DNA repair and recombination protein RadA, which translates to MSEKISLDELPGVGVATAEKLKDAGFGSIEAIAVASPSELAGAAEIGETVAAKIIKAARDAADVGGFETGDIVFERRKQVGKLTTGCNPLNELLGGGIETQSITEFYGEFGSGKTQIAHQLAINVQLPKEKSGLSGSAIIIDTENTFRPERIQQMAEGVGLDYEGLLKNIHVARAYNSSHQMLLVERASELAEQLKESDYPVRLIVVDSLTAHFRAEYIGRGTLANRQQQLNKHLHDLMRFGDLNNAVVMVTNQVMSKPDAFFGDPTRPIGGHILGHTATFRLYLRKSKGEKRIARLVDSPSLPEGEAVFSVTKEGIVGLED; encoded by the coding sequence ATGAGCGAAAAGATATCATTGGATGAGTTGCCAGGCGTAGGAGTTGCAACAGCCGAGAAACTTAAAGATGCTGGCTTTGGTTCGATAGAGGCGATTGCGGTTGCATCACCATCTGAATTGGCGGGCGCTGCAGAGATAGGAGAGACGGTAGCAGCAAAAATAATAAAGGCGGCGCGAGACGCTGCAGATGTTGGCGGATTCGAGACAGGAGATATCGTATTCGAGCGAAGAAAGCAGGTCGGAAAATTGACGACCGGTTGCAACCCTCTTAATGAGCTGCTTGGGGGCGGTATTGAGACGCAGTCTATTACGGAATTCTATGGAGAGTTTGGCTCGGGAAAGACCCAAATTGCTCATCAATTGGCCATAAATGTACAATTGCCAAAAGAGAAGAGTGGACTGAGTGGTTCTGCTATCATCATCGACACGGAGAATACGTTTCGTCCCGAGCGAATCCAGCAGATGGCGGAAGGAGTTGGATTGGATTACGAGGGGCTCCTCAAAAACATACACGTCGCCAGGGCGTATAATTCGAGTCATCAAATGTTGTTGGTCGAAAGGGCGTCTGAACTGGCAGAGCAGTTGAAGGAATCCGACTATCCGGTAAGGTTGATAGTCGTCGATTCGCTGACAGCGCATTTCAGGGCAGAATATATAGGGAGGGGGACGCTCGCAAACCGGCAACAACAGCTCAACAAACATCTGCACGACCTCATGCGGTTTGGTGACCTGAACAATGCCGTAGTGATGGTGACCAATCAGGTCATGTCCAAACCCGATGCCTTCTTTGGCGACCCAACCAGACCGATAGGTGGCCACATCCTGGGGCATACTGCTACGTTTAGATTATACCTGCGAAAGTCCAAGGGCGAGAAAAGAATTGCCAGACTGGTGGATTCGCCATCTTTGCCCGAGGGAGAGGCCGTGTTCTCGGTAACGAAAGAGGGAATCGTGGGGCTCGAAGATTGA
- a CDS encoding phosphoglycolate phosphatase, whose amino-acid sequence MKILVLDIDGTITDDERRVNCKVIEVIRRLDIPIVLATGNIVCFASATARLIGTGGIVIAENGGVVKTSLDGKEYVLGDIVRCRRAFDLLKTHFKLEKLDSEYRGTEIAVRKNFNLDVARAILDGANLGVNMVDSRFAIHIKDKRIDKGTGLKKVVELLGWSTEDVIAIGDAENDVEMLQTAGLGIAVGNADQKLKTVADFVMEGKYGAGVIEAVERFIN is encoded by the coding sequence TTGAAAATATTAGTCCTGGACATCGATGGCACCATTACAGACGACGAACGGAGGGTCAATTGTAAGGTGATAGAGGTTATTCGCCGTTTAGATATACCGATAGTCCTCGCAACAGGAAATATAGTATGCTTTGCCTCCGCTACTGCAAGGCTCATCGGCACCGGCGGTATCGTTATCGCTGAGAATGGCGGAGTCGTAAAGACAAGTCTTGATGGCAAAGAATACGTCCTCGGAGACATCGTGCGGTGTCGACGCGCATTTGACCTTTTAAAAACGCATTTCAAACTCGAGAAACTCGACTCAGAATATCGAGGGACCGAGATTGCGGTGCGAAAAAATTTTAATTTAGACGTGGCAAGGGCGATTCTGGATGGAGCCAATCTTGGTGTGAATATGGTAGACAGCAGATTTGCCATACACATCAAAGACAAGCGCATCGATAAAGGGACTGGATTGAAAAAAGTCGTAGAACTGCTGGGTTGGTCAACTGAAGATGTCATAGCGATCGGTGACGCTGAAAACGACGTCGAGATGCTTCAGACCGCGGGACTGGGCATAGCGGTTGGCAATGCAGACCAAAAACTAAAAACGGTAGCGGATTTTGTGATGGAGGGCAAGTACGGCGCTGGCGTGATTGAGGCAGTCGAGCGGTTTATAAACTAA
- the larC gene encoding nickel pincer cofactor biosynthesis protein LarC produces MKAVVFDPVSGASGDMIIGGLVDLGARKDIVENAMTCITDFGEVEVDITKTNRQGIDGTMVSVTSDDNGDRRYADIVKAVESCGLDDAIIRDAIAIYEKIADAESRIHGVPKNRLHFHEVGTADAIADVMGACAAFHDLGFRECAIHSTPVYVGSGFVDTKYGRLPVPAPATLEILRNSGLIFRGGPVEEELLTPTGAAILAHFVQKCSTFFPEIAVKKIGYGAGSKELEMPNALRIVVGEMDALIHDSIEVLETNVDDVTGEILGNLLEELMKLGAKDVAIIPATMKKGRSGHIIQIIAKPADVSVLARKVIEETGSLGVRIMPVRHRLIAKRKMASVAIEIAGKKHKADVKIATDSNGKLMNISAEFEDCKRIANENGIPVKEVIRRVEEVAWSRFKSTL; encoded by the coding sequence ATGAAGGCAGTTGTATTCGACCCCGTCTCTGGCGCCTCTGGAGATATGATCATCGGGGGCTTGGTCGATCTGGGAGCAAGGAAGGATATAGTAGAAAATGCGATGACGTGCATCACCGATTTCGGAGAGGTCGAGGTCGATATCACGAAAACGAATAGACAGGGTATCGATGGGACCATGGTGAGCGTGACCAGCGATGACAACGGTGACCGAAGATATGCGGACATCGTGAAGGCAGTTGAATCGTGTGGGCTTGATGATGCAATAATCAGGGACGCTATCGCAATATATGAGAAGATTGCCGATGCTGAATCGAGAATACATGGGGTGCCCAAAAACCGATTGCATTTTCACGAAGTTGGGACTGCTGACGCAATCGCAGATGTGATGGGTGCGTGCGCAGCATTTCATGACCTTGGTTTTAGGGAGTGCGCAATTCACAGCACCCCAGTATATGTCGGCAGCGGCTTTGTAGATACAAAATATGGGCGCCTGCCAGTACCGGCACCGGCGACGTTGGAAATACTTCGCAATTCCGGTTTGATTTTTAGAGGAGGTCCGGTGGAAGAAGAATTGTTAACCCCTACAGGGGCGGCGATACTTGCGCATTTCGTCCAGAAATGCAGCACATTTTTCCCCGAGATTGCCGTCAAAAAAATTGGATATGGCGCTGGATCAAAAGAGCTCGAGATGCCAAATGCGTTGCGCATTGTAGTTGGAGAGATGGATGCACTTATTCATGACTCAATTGAAGTACTTGAAACAAACGTCGATGACGTCACTGGCGAAATACTTGGCAACCTCCTCGAGGAGTTGATGAAGTTGGGTGCGAAGGACGTTGCCATCATTCCTGCCACGATGAAAAAAGGACGAAGTGGGCATATAATACAGATAATCGCAAAACCAGCAGACGTGAGCGTGCTGGCAAGAAAGGTCATCGAGGAAACGGGCTCACTCGGTGTGCGAATAATGCCTGTAAGACACAGGCTGATCGCCAAGAGGAAAATGGCATCGGTTGCTATCGAGATTGCCGGGAAAAAACACAAAGCCGATGTCAAAATCGCAACAGATAGCAATGGAAAACTGATGAACATCTCTGCCGAGTTCGAGGATTGCAAAAGAATAGCCAACGAAAACGGCATACCCGTAAAAGAGGTAATCAGGAGGGTAGAGGAGGTTGCTTGGAGTCGATTTAAATCGACCTTGTAG
- a CDS encoding CDC48 family AAA ATPase — translation MDELYLNVAKAYPIDSARGIARLDPTSLLELKLSPGDIVEIKGKSVTAAKVWRADKQDWEQKIIRVDGFTRQNADVGIGERVVVRKAEVKEAKKVVLAPPEGAAIRFSDDAVDMIKRQVLKRPVVQGDIVPIISSMVQPIMGRMIMGQVIPLVAVNTTPSGIVLITETTLLELREKPVSGYESAVMTGITYEDIGGLKDEIQRVREMIELPMKHPEVFQKLGIEPPKGVLLHGPPGTGKTLIAKAVANESGVNFFSIAGPEIMSKYYGESEQRLREIFEEAREEAPSIIFIDEIDSIAPKREEVTGEVERRVVAQLLSLMDGLEARGEVIVIGATNRVDAIDPALRRPGRFDREIEIGVPTRADRIEVWQIHARGMPLADDVNVEELADHTHGFVGADISALVKEAAMKTLRRYLPKIDLDEAEIPKEILEKMKVTRADFFNALKEVEPSALREIFIEIPKVSWSDVGGLDDVRQEIIEAVEWPLRSPETFTRMGIHSLKGILLYGPPGTGKTLIAKAIANESAANFISIRGPQLFSKWVGESEKAIREIFRKARQCAPSIIFIDELDAIAPIRGVDEGSKVSERVVNQLLTELDGLVELEGVIVIAATNRPDMIDPALLRPGRFDRMTLVGAPNKPSRVEIFKIHTADMPIADDVDINELADVTEGYVGADIESLCRESALLALREDFDSSHVEMRHFREALKKIRPTINESINGYYERIQEQFKGGTPVEARSYIGYR, via the coding sequence GTGGATGAACTTTACTTGAATGTTGCAAAAGCATATCCTATTGACTCTGCAAGAGGCATTGCACGCCTTGATCCAACCTCGTTGTTGGAGTTGAAACTTTCGCCTGGCGATATCGTCGAAATAAAGGGCAAATCGGTTACTGCTGCAAAGGTATGGCGCGCAGATAAACAGGACTGGGAACAAAAAATCATCAGGGTTGACGGATTCACCCGGCAGAACGCTGATGTTGGTATCGGGGAACGGGTTGTGGTCAGAAAGGCAGAGGTCAAAGAGGCAAAAAAAGTAGTCCTAGCACCGCCCGAGGGGGCGGCAATTCGATTTAGTGATGATGCCGTGGATATGATAAAGCGCCAGGTCCTCAAGCGTCCGGTTGTACAGGGCGACATCGTGCCGATAATAAGTTCTATGGTGCAGCCAATTATGGGACGAATGATTATGGGACAGGTGATACCACTGGTAGCGGTCAACACGACTCCTTCTGGAATTGTTCTCATCACCGAAACTACCCTGCTCGAGCTACGGGAAAAACCGGTCAGCGGATATGAATCTGCCGTAATGACCGGCATAACTTATGAGGACATAGGCGGATTAAAGGATGAAATTCAACGCGTAAGAGAAATGATCGAACTGCCGATGAAACACCCAGAAGTATTCCAGAAGCTGGGCATAGAACCGCCCAAGGGGGTTTTGTTGCATGGGCCACCAGGAACTGGAAAGACGCTCATCGCAAAAGCGGTTGCAAACGAGTCTGGAGTGAACTTCTTCTCAATCGCCGGTCCCGAGATCATGAGTAAATACTATGGCGAGAGCGAGCAGCGCCTTCGCGAGATTTTCGAGGAGGCACGCGAAGAGGCGCCCTCGATAATATTCATCGATGAGATCGACTCGATTGCACCCAAGAGGGAGGAAGTGACCGGGGAGGTCGAACGCAGGGTCGTTGCGCAGTTATTGTCCCTGATGGATGGGTTGGAAGCAAGGGGAGAAGTCATAGTAATAGGGGCTACCAATAGAGTAGATGCGATTGATCCAGCACTTAGGCGCCCGGGTCGTTTCGACCGAGAAATTGAAATTGGTGTGCCTACCAGGGCTGACCGAATTGAAGTCTGGCAGATTCATGCGAGGGGAATGCCATTGGCAGACGATGTGAATGTTGAGGAGCTGGCAGACCACACGCATGGTTTTGTGGGGGCTGATATATCCGCCCTCGTTAAAGAAGCGGCGATGAAGACGTTGCGCAGATATCTACCAAAGATCGACCTGGATGAGGCGGAGATACCCAAGGAGATACTGGAAAAGATGAAAGTTACCAGAGCTGATTTTTTCAATGCGTTGAAGGAGGTCGAACCATCAGCACTACGGGAAATCTTCATCGAGATACCAAAAGTCTCCTGGAGCGATGTGGGGGGATTGGACGACGTCCGCCAGGAGATCATCGAGGCGGTGGAATGGCCGTTGCGAAGTCCTGAAACATTTACCCGAATGGGCATCCATTCACTAAAGGGCATTTTGCTGTATGGGCCGCCAGGAACCGGAAAAACCCTCATTGCCAAAGCGATCGCCAACGAGTCGGCTGCAAATTTCATCAGCATCAGGGGACCCCAATTATTCTCTAAATGGGTTGGTGAGTCGGAGAAGGCGATAAGAGAGATATTCAGAAAGGCACGACAGTGCGCGCCATCGATCATATTCATCGATGAGCTGGATGCCATTGCCCCCATACGCGGTGTAGACGAAGGTTCCAAGGTATCAGAGAGAGTTGTAAATCAGCTACTTACAGAATTGGACGGTCTGGTGGAGTTGGAGGGCGTCATCGTAATCGCTGCAACCAACAGGCCTGACATGATCGATCCGGCGTTATTGCGGCCAGGTAGATTTGACAGAATGACGCTTGTAGGGGCGCCAAACAAGCCCAGCAGGGTCGAGATATTTAAGATTCATACTGCTGACATGCCCATAGCAGACGACGTCGACATCAATGAACTCGCGGATGTTACCGAAGGATACGTGGGCGCTGACATTGAATCATTGTGCAGGGAGTCGGCCCTACTTGCTTTGAGGGAGGATTTCGATTCCAGTCATGTGGAGATGCGACATTTCAGAGAGGCATTGAAGAAAATAAGGCCGACCATCAACGAAAGCATAAATGGATATTATGAGCGCATTCAAGAGCAGTTCAAAGGCGGCACGCCTGTTGAAGCGAGGTCTTATATAGGATACCGATAG
- a CDS encoding PRC-barrel domain-containing protein, which produces MTKIFTKNLFDKHIMGIDGTETGILHNIIADFRTGNLLDLVIKPDIALNTEGFRMEDGFLLLPFDSVRAVSDYIVVDKKVLAP; this is translated from the coding sequence ATGACGAAAATATTCACAAAAAATTTGTTTGACAAGCACATCATGGGAATAGATGGGACTGAAACGGGAATACTGCATAATATAATAGCTGATTTCAGGACGGGCAATCTACTCGACCTTGTGATCAAGCCCGATATTGCGTTAAATACAGAGGGATTCAGGATGGAAGATGGTTTTTTACTCCTTCCATTTGATTCCGTCAGGGCCGTGAGCGACTACATCGTAGTTGATAAAAAAGTATTGGCGCCCTAA
- the radB gene encoding DNA repair and recombination protein RadB, which translates to MKIIKIKKYTSGCGKLDELLGGGFESGTVTQLFGEAGSGKTNICLQLAIETVKSGKKVIFVDSEGFSAERFKQIAGDDAKKLAEGIIIYEPMDFEQQYSAIKDMEKVLNENIGVIILDSATLFYRAELVPNSQISRYDYGRGIVPIRELAGQVAHLLVLARKYDVAAIITNQVYTNIDDNQFHPLGGNMMEHLSKNIIQLEKIKNGRRRASIRKHRSQPEGISCEFVLTRDGVKDI; encoded by the coding sequence GTGAAAATCATTAAAATCAAAAAATACACCAGTGGATGTGGAAAACTCGACGAATTATTGGGCGGGGGTTTCGAGTCCGGGACCGTGACCCAGTTATTTGGAGAGGCAGGTAGCGGTAAAACCAATATCTGTCTCCAATTGGCGATTGAAACCGTGAAAAGCGGAAAAAAGGTCATATTTGTCGATAGCGAGGGGTTCTCCGCCGAGCGATTTAAACAGATAGCCGGAGATGATGCGAAGAAGCTTGCAGAAGGCATCATAATCTATGAACCGATGGACTTCGAACAGCAGTATTCCGCCATTAAAGATATGGAAAAAGTGTTAAATGAAAATATAGGGGTGATAATACTCGACTCTGCTACGCTATTTTATCGAGCTGAACTTGTCCCTAACTCACAGATTTCACGATATGATTATGGGCGTGGCATTGTACCAATAAGAGAGCTGGCGGGTCAAGTGGCACACCTGTTAGTACTTGCCAGAAAATATGATGTGGCAGCCATCATCACAAACCAGGTATATACCAATATAGATGACAACCAATTCCATCCCCTCGGCGGGAATATGATGGAGCACCTCTCCAAGAACATCATCCAGCTGGAAAAGATAAAGAATGGGAGGAGGAGAGCGAGCATACGAAAGCATAGGTCCCAGCCGGAAGGGATTTCGTGTGAGTTTGTGCTAACTCGGGATGGTGTGAAAGACATATAA
- the dapF gene encoding diaminopimelate epimerase yields MFTKLHGNGNDFILIDEYDRGVIPDDKKSDFARRFCDRQFGIGADGVLFLLISRHANLKMRIFNPDGSEAEMCGNGIRCLVKYAIDAGYIGPGTVTVETVVGDMKVETREDSENQIWAKVDMGEPRFKFLEKDVAGVKVSAVNTGVPHAVIFVDDMGLPIMEIAPKIRYNPIFPNGANVNFVKVEGGDIKIRTYERGVEAETLACGTGAVASVAIANKLGMVGNNVTVKTEGGELCISLEGGRAFMEGKAETVYEGIIRSTF; encoded by the coding sequence ATGTTCACCAAATTACATGGAAACGGCAACGACTTCATTCTGATAGACGAATATGACAGAGGAGTTATACCTGATGATAAAAAGAGCGATTTTGCCAGGCGATTTTGCGATCGGCAATTTGGAATAGGTGCGGATGGCGTTTTGTTCCTTTTGATATCAAGACACGCAAATCTCAAAATGCGGATTTTCAATCCAGATGGTTCAGAGGCAGAAATGTGTGGCAATGGCATTAGATGCCTCGTAAAATATGCAATCGACGCCGGCTATATTGGACCGGGAACCGTTACGGTCGAGACGGTTGTTGGAGATATGAAAGTCGAGACAAGAGAGGACTCGGAGAATCAAATCTGGGCAAAAGTAGACATGGGAGAGCCCAGGTTCAAGTTTCTGGAAAAAGATGTCGCAGGTGTGAAAGTATCTGCAGTGAATACGGGAGTGCCGCATGCAGTCATCTTTGTGGATGATATGGGCCTCCCAATAATGGAGATTGCGCCAAAGATTCGGTATAATCCCATATTTCCAAACGGGGCAAACGTGAACTTTGTCAAAGTAGAAGGGGGCGATATCAAGATACGAACCTATGAGAGGGGTGTTGAAGCCGAGACGCTTGCCTGCGGCACTGGAGCCGTCGCATCCGTCGCCATTGCGAATAAACTTGGGATGGTGGGCAACAATGTAACGGTCAAAACCGAGGGGGGCGAATTGTGCATATCGCTGGAAGGCGGTCGCGCGTTCATGGAGGGAAAAGCAGAAACCGTTTACGAAGGAATAATCAGGTCTACATTTTGA
- the lysA gene encoding diaminopimelate decarboxylase → MNILQHRTHLGIEDGHLTIGSVDTTVLAEKFGTPLYVMDESRIRANYQRFQSAFPDADIYYAAKANYNLTVLKILAQEGAGADVFSDGELYCALMAGIPQQKILFNGNSKTDAELEMAVKKGVRISVDSLDELKTISKIASRHDSEVEIAFRVNPDVSPVTHPKISTGLKKSKFGIPHTEVVSAYKRAGSLDGIKPMGIHCHIGSQILDVAPFTEAIARVLDLVEGVTELGIELEFVDMGGGLGIPYREDDVAPSPSDLADAILPIFDERTTSLGISPKLILEPGRYVVGDSTILLTRVNAVKQAHKTFVGVDAGFNLLLRPTMYDAHHEVMVANKADQEPSEEYTIVGPICESGDILAKDRALPEIAKDDLIAILDTGAYGFSMSSQYNGRLRCAELLVHNGKVDIIRKRESYDALLANQIIPPRIS, encoded by the coding sequence ATGAATATATTACAACATAGGACACATTTGGGAATTGAAGACGGACACCTCACCATCGGCAGCGTTGACACCACTGTCTTGGCTGAGAAATTCGGCACGCCGCTCTACGTGATGGACGAATCTCGCATCAGGGCAAATTATCAGCGATTTCAAAGCGCTTTTCCAGATGCCGACATATATTATGCGGCGAAGGCGAACTATAATTTAACCGTGCTAAAAATACTGGCGCAAGAAGGAGCAGGAGCAGACGTCTTTTCGGATGGGGAACTATACTGTGCTCTCATGGCGGGAATTCCACAACAAAAAATCTTGTTCAATGGTAATTCCAAAACGGATGCCGAACTGGAAATGGCAGTGAAAAAAGGAGTGAGGATATCGGTCGACTCGTTAGATGAATTGAAAACCATCTCGAAGATCGCAAGTCGACATGACTCCGAAGTCGAGATTGCATTCAGAGTCAATCCAGACGTATCGCCAGTTACGCATCCAAAGATCAGCACAGGGCTTAAAAAATCCAAGTTTGGCATTCCTCATACAGAGGTTGTATCTGCATATAAGCGGGCAGGCTCACTTGATGGCATAAAGCCGATGGGCATTCACTGCCATATTGGCTCGCAGATACTCGATGTTGCGCCTTTCACAGAGGCTATAGCGAGGGTGCTCGACCTAGTGGAAGGAGTAACAGAACTCGGCATCGAGCTTGAGTTCGTTGACATGGGGGGCGGACTTGGCATCCCATATAGGGAAGACGACGTAGCACCATCGCCGTCAGACCTTGCGGATGCCATCCTGCCAATTTTCGATGAGCGCACGACATCTCTGGGCATCAGCCCAAAGCTTATACTCGAGCCAGGGAGATACGTCGTTGGTGATTCCACGATTCTTTTGACCAGGGTAAATGCGGTCAAGCAGGCACACAAGACCTTCGTCGGCGTCGATGCGGGTTTCAATCTCCTCCTCAGACCAACGATGTACGATGCACATCACGAGGTCATGGTCGCAAACAAGGCAGACCAGGAGCCATCAGAAGAATACACGATAGTGGGGCCGATTTGCGAATCCGGCGATATTCTCGCGAAGGATCGCGCTCTACCAGAAATTGCGAAGGACGACCTCATCGCGATCCTCGACACGGGCGCATATGGATTCTCGATGAGCTCACAATATAATGGACGGCTGAGATGCGCTGAACTGCTCGTGCACAATGGAAAAGTTGACATCATCCGAAAGCGCGAGTCATATGACGCTCTGCTGGCGAATCAGATTATCCCGCCGAGGATTTCGTGA